tccTTCTGCATTTGAGTCTTTGTAAATCTTGAGCAGAGGTCAATCAACTGAGTGTCCTTCTTCGACTCAGTAACAGCGACATTGACACCTTCCCATTGGTCGAATTCAGCCTTGACgacttcctcctcgtccatcTCGTCCAGGAGAGCGTGGTCGATTGTGGGGACAGACGGTGTTCCCGATTCTGGTTCTTCGAAGAATACTTCAGCTTGACTGGGCTCAAAGCTGAAACCTGCCTTCGTCCAGTCAGGCTCAGGAGGCTGCCCATACAGTTTAGCGCATGCTGCAAGGTGAAGTGTGATGTTCCACTGACGAGATTGGGTATGGTCTCCAAAACATGATCAGGTAGATCTGTAAGGTAAGGAGTCGAGTCAGGAACAAATATTTGCTCCAATGTGAGATGACTGATGTCGACTTTCTTTCGGGCAGGCATGATGATCTGAGCGATAAAGATGCTGAGTGTCTGTATAGAGGCTGTGACTTTGGAAGGTTGATGGGTGATTGAGTACAATAGGTGAATTAGAGTGGGATGTGTTCAAGTACTAAGATAGCTAGAAGCGAAGCACATGGATCCACCCCATGCATTGATTCACACGTTACGGTGTTTACGGTGTTTGCGGGCTGTGGTTGCTGATTACTACATTACACACCAGGtcattcaatcatctcgGGTCCTTGTGATCACCTCTGTGTTTCCCACGGACCAGCAAAACACACACGGTACCTGAACTACAACACCATCGATGTGGGATTGAACAGGAGCAAGCGAAGTGCAGCGTCTGGCCAGGTTGTAGAACTCAGTGCTCTACCATGGATTGATGTAGACTATGATCTGAGTATGGAACGGGCAGTGTGTCTCCTATGCTTCCAGACTGCCATGCCATACTATACAGTATATTGTAGCTTTGACGTACTGTAGATGAATCGATTACAACATCATCGCATCTCTCTTCCGAGAACAAGCAGGAAATGCCACACTCAGCTCATGACCATAAATCCCGGAGCTCGCCGCCATCATGGTCACTgacaattccaattcacccTCCTCACTTTGCAATGCTCGGATTCAACCCAATCAATAAGACAAGTTGTTATATACATCTGTACTCAATTATACAGCTCAATTGTCATCGTATACACCCACAATGTCCGGTAGAGACGCTCGTGATCGAGCACCGAGGGTGAAGAACAGAGCCCCAGCGGCAGTTCAAGTGAGTCGATCTTATCCAGTTCCTGATAGGGGTTTAAACTGACATGAGGTGTTAGATCACCGCCGAGCAACTTTTGCGAGAAGCTCAAGAGAGACAGGAACCTTCCATCCAAGCTCCAAAGCAGAGAGTTCAGGATTTAGAGGAACTCTCAGAGTTTCAAGGGCGGAAAAGAAACGAATTTGAAGGGAGGATCAGATATTCCAGAGATAGTATAAGAGGTATgccttttcttctccttgagaAGCGCTTTATATTGATTTTGAGTATAGCTTGGATCAAATACGCTCAATGGGAATCAAGTCAGAATGAATTTGAGAGAGCTAGATCAGTGTTTGAGCGTGCtttggatgttgatcctAGGTCTACCGAGTTATGGGTGAGTTCTTCGTCTTTTCCATGATAGGTTCTGCTGACAATGctgatgaatatggataGCTCAAATACACTGATATGGAATTGAAAGCACGGAATATCAATCACGCCCGAAACTTGTATGACAGAGCTGTTACACTTCTACCCCGAGTCGACGCGTTATGGTATAAATATGTCTATCTTGAAGAATTACTACTGAACGTGCCTGGTGCTAGACAAATATTCGAAAGATGGATGCAGTGGGAACCGAATGACAAGGCTTGGCAGAGTTACATCAAATTAGAAGAGAGGTATAATGAGCTAGATAGAGCTTCGGCAATTTatgagagatggattggGGTTAGACCGATACCGAAGAATTGGGTGATATGGGCAAAGTTTGAGGAAGATAGAGGTAAACCTGATAAAGCTAGAGAAGTATTCCAAACAGCTTTAGAGTTTtttggagatgaagaggaacagGTGGAGAAAGCTCAACAGGTGTTTGCGGCTTTTGCAAGGATGGAAACTAGGTTGAAGGAGTATGAGAGGGCAAGAGTGATCTACAAGGTAAGTCCAATTCAATCTAGTAGTGTACCGCTGACACCTTTCTAGTTTGCCCTGGCGCGACTTCCCCGATCAAAATCTGCAAGCTTGTACGCGGCGTACACCAAGTTCGAGAAACAACATGGTGATCGTGCTGGAGTAGAATTGACTGTCCTTGGGAAACGTCGTATACAGTATGAGGAGGAGCTTGCATACGATGGAACGAATTACGATGCCTGGTTCTCATTGGCTAggctggaagaagatgcatATCGAGCGgataaggaagatggagaggatgtgGAGCCTACCAGAGTACGAGAGGTGTATGAGAGGGCGGTAGCGAATGTACCGCCTGCTCTGGAGAAGCGATATTGGCGAAGGTATATCTATCGTGAGTGAACCCCCCCTTGCGCGTGATAGATCACCCGCTAACTTGTCACAGTATGGTTGCAATATGCTGCTTTCGAGGAGATTGACACAAAGGACTTTGGTCGGGCAAGAGATGTATACAAAGCCGCGATCAAGCTAGTACCACATAAAACGTTTACGTttgccaaggtgagttgtcccTCCTCTGCAGTCGACTAGGTGCTGACTCGTCGTAGCTATGGCTTGCATACGCCTACTTCGAGATTCGACAACTAGACGTCACGGCTGCCCGAAAGGTACTAGGTGCTGGTATAGGGATGTGcccaaagccaaagctttTCTCAGGATATATTGAGCtggaaatgagattgagagaattCGATCGTGTGCGAACGCTCTACGAGAAGTTCCTTACtgtgagtttgagattgCATATACCAAACGCACGCACACTGACAAGGCCTACAGTACGACCCATCTCTCAGTTCCGCCTGGAT
The nucleotide sequence above comes from Kwoniella europaea PYCC6329 chromosome 1, complete sequence. Encoded proteins:
- a CDS encoding pre-mRNA-splicing factor CLF1, with the translated sequence MSGRDARDRAPRVKNRAPAAVQITAEQLLREAQERQEPSIQAPKQRVQDLEELSEFQGRKRNEFEGRIRYSRDSIRAWIKYAQWESSQNEFERARSVFERALDVDPRSTELWLKYTDMELKARNINHARNLYDRAVTLLPRVDALWYKYVYLEELLLNVPGARQIFERWMQWEPNDKAWQSYIKLEERYNELDRASAIYERWIGVRPIPKNWVIWAKFEEDRGKPDKAREVFQTALEFFGDEEEQVEKAQQVFAAFARMETRLKEYERARVIYKFALARLPRSKSASLYAAYTKFEKQHGDRAGVELTVLGKRRIQYEEELAYDGTNYDAWFSLARLEEDAYRADKEDGEDVEPTRVREVYERAVANVPPALEKRYWRRYIYLWLQYAAFEEIDTKDFGRARDVYKAAIKLVPHKTFTFAKLWLAYAYFEIRQLDVTAARKVLGAGIGMCPKPKLFSGYIELEMRLREFDRVRTLYEKFLTYDPSLSSAWIQWTQVESAVEDFERVRAIFELAVQQALDMPEIVWKAYIDFESGEGERERARSLYERLLERTSHVKVYISYALMEVSVLGGGEDEDGNEFEGEAGDPELARAVFARGYKDLRAKGEKEDRALLLESWKSFEEQHGSPEDLAKVEEMMPTTRKRWRKAEDGSDTLEEYWDLIFPDDERDANPTSFKFFQAAQQWAAQRGGEEGEGGLSYDLPSDSDEEEDEDEGEKDAEAMDEDD